From the Streptomyces sp. KMM 9044 genome, one window contains:
- a CDS encoding cytochrome P450, which translates to MAPPGDLAFDPWDPVFLADPYPAYAELRERGRVHWFEPTNQWLVPHHADVSALLRERRLGRTYQHRFTHEEFGRTAPPPEHEPFHTLNDHGMLDLEPPDHTRIRRLVSKAFTPRTVERLKPYVEGLARDLVAALVDAGGGDLLRDVAEPLPVAVIAEMLGIPESDRAPLRPWSADICGMYELNPSQETAKRAVRASVEFTGYLRELIAHRRAHPGDDLVSGLIAAHDEDDDRLTEQEMISTCVLLLNAGHEATVNSTVNGWAALFHNPGQLAALRADHSLVPSAVEELMRYDTPLQLFERWVLDDIEIDGTVIPRGAEIAMLFGSANHDPAVFTDPARLDLTRTDNPHLSFSAGIHYCIGAPLARIELAASTRALLERAPALAPVEEPKRKPNFVIRGLEGLAVEV; encoded by the coding sequence ATGGCACCTCCTGGCGACCTCGCGTTCGACCCCTGGGACCCGGTGTTCCTCGCCGACCCGTACCCCGCCTACGCCGAGCTGCGGGAACGCGGGCGGGTGCACTGGTTCGAGCCGACGAACCAGTGGCTGGTCCCGCACCACGCGGACGTCTCCGCGCTGCTGCGCGAGAGGCGTCTGGGACGGACGTACCAGCACCGTTTCACCCACGAGGAGTTCGGCCGGACCGCCCCGCCGCCCGAGCACGAGCCGTTCCACACCCTCAACGACCACGGCATGCTCGACCTCGAGCCGCCGGACCACACCCGCATCCGGCGCCTGGTGTCGAAGGCGTTCACCCCGCGCACGGTGGAGCGCCTGAAGCCGTACGTCGAAGGACTGGCGAGGGACCTGGTGGCCGCGCTGGTCGACGCCGGCGGGGGTGACCTGCTGCGGGACGTCGCCGAACCGCTCCCGGTCGCGGTGATCGCCGAGATGCTGGGCATCCCCGAGTCCGACCGGGCCCCGCTGCGGCCCTGGTCGGCGGACATCTGCGGGATGTACGAGCTGAACCCGTCGCAGGAGACGGCGAAGCGGGCGGTGCGCGCCTCGGTCGAGTTCACCGGGTACCTGCGCGAGCTGATCGCGCACCGTCGCGCCCACCCCGGCGACGACCTGGTCTCGGGGCTGATCGCCGCCCACGACGAGGACGACGACCGCCTCACCGAGCAGGAGATGATCTCCACCTGCGTGCTCCTGCTGAACGCGGGCCACGAGGCGACGGTGAACTCCACGGTCAACGGCTGGGCGGCGCTGTTCCACAACCCCGGCCAGCTGGCCGCCCTCCGCGCGGACCACTCCCTGGTCCCCTCCGCCGTGGAGGAGCTGATGCGCTACGACACCCCGCTCCAGCTCTTCGAGCGCTGGGTCCTGGACGACATCGAGATCGACGGCACGGTCATCCCCCGGGGCGCGGAGATCGCCATGCTCTTCGGCTCCGCCAACCACGACCCGGCCGTCTTCACCGACCCCGCCCGCCTCGACCTCACCCGCACGGACAACCCGCACCTCTCCTTCAGCGCCGGTATCCACTACTGCATCGGGGCGCCCCTGGCCCGCATCGAACTCGCGGCGTCCACGAGGGCGCTGCTGGAGCGGGCCCCGGCCCTCGCCCCGGTGGAGGAACCGAAGCGCAAGCCGAACTTCGTGATCCGGGGGTTGGAGGGGCTGGCGGTCGAGGTCTGA
- a CDS encoding ABC transporter permease, which produces MTTATAAPEAPAPAGPVAGGNALAGTRTLVRFALRRDRIRLPVWILALLLGTLMTANSFRTLYSDPQDRANAVRSVDSPAGLAMSGPRHYLDDDGFGSILSHQMLGFMAVLVGLMSVLIITRHTRAEEETGRAELVRSTVVGRHAHLTAALSVAVLANLALALLLTVGLAGLGMEGIDTAGSLLYGFGHAAVGLVFAAVAAVTVQFTAHTRGASGMALAVIGVAYVLRAAGDSGENGALSWLSPIGWVQRSYPYVDNRWWPLLLCLVFAAAGAAAGFVLSTRRDVGAGLRPEKLGSPTASDALATPVGFALRLHRGMLTGFGTGLFLMGAMYGSILGDAEDMLAGIDEIQEALDRIGGAGVVESFASMIMVVLTVVAAVYVVMAALRPRSEETAGRAEPLLATGLSRTRWVGGHLAVAMGGGTLVLLLAGLGFGGAGAASTGDAGLLPDLVGAAVAYAPALWVTVGVAVVLFGWFPRASSAAWIVPVYAFVVGYLGQILQFPAWTDNLSPFGHVPRLPAADMDWTPLLLLSLVAAGLVWLGLAGFRRRDLETK; this is translated from the coding sequence ATGACCACCGCGACCGCCGCCCCCGAGGCCCCGGCCCCCGCCGGACCGGTCGCGGGCGGCAACGCGCTGGCCGGGACCCGGACACTGGTCCGCTTCGCCCTGCGCCGGGACCGGATCCGGCTCCCGGTGTGGATCCTGGCCCTGCTCCTCGGCACCCTCATGACGGCGAACAGCTTCAGGACGCTGTACAGCGACCCGCAGGACCGGGCCAACGCCGTCAGGAGCGTGGACAGCCCGGCCGGCCTCGCCATGTCCGGCCCCCGCCACTACCTCGACGACGACGGCTTCGGCTCCATACTGAGCCACCAGATGCTCGGCTTCATGGCCGTCCTCGTCGGCCTCATGAGCGTGCTGATCATCACCCGGCACACCCGCGCCGAGGAGGAGACCGGCCGCGCCGAACTGGTGCGCTCGACCGTCGTGGGCCGCCACGCCCACCTCACCGCCGCCCTGTCCGTCGCGGTCCTGGCCAACCTCGCCCTGGCCCTGTTGCTGACCGTCGGCCTGGCCGGCCTGGGGATGGAGGGCATCGACACCGCGGGCTCGCTGCTCTACGGTTTCGGCCACGCCGCCGTCGGCCTCGTCTTCGCCGCCGTCGCCGCGGTCACCGTCCAGTTCACCGCGCACACGCGCGGCGCGTCCGGCATGGCGCTCGCGGTCATCGGCGTCGCCTACGTGCTGCGCGCGGCCGGCGACAGCGGCGAGAACGGTGCCCTGTCCTGGCTGTCCCCGATCGGCTGGGTGCAGCGCAGCTACCCGTACGTCGACAACCGCTGGTGGCCGCTGCTGCTCTGCCTGGTGTTCGCGGCGGCGGGTGCGGCGGCGGGGTTCGTGCTCTCCACCCGGCGGGACGTGGGCGCGGGTCTGCGTCCGGAGAAGCTGGGCAGCCCCACGGCCTCCGACGCGCTCGCCACACCGGTCGGCTTCGCCCTGCGCCTGCACCGCGGCATGCTGACCGGCTTCGGCACCGGCCTGTTCCTGATGGGCGCGATGTACGGATCGATCCTCGGGGACGCCGAGGACATGCTGGCGGGCATCGACGAGATCCAGGAGGCCCTGGACCGCATCGGCGGTGCGGGCGTCGTCGAGTCCTTCGCCTCCATGATCATGGTCGTGCTCACGGTCGTGGCGGCGGTGTACGTCGTCATGGCGGCCCTGCGGCCCCGCTCCGAGGAGACGGCGGGCCGCGCCGAACCCCTCCTCGCCACCGGCCTCTCGCGCACCCGCTGGGTCGGCGGCCACCTGGCCGTGGCCATGGGCGGCGGCACGCTCGTGCTGCTACTGGCCGGGCTCGGCTTCGGCGGCGCGGGCGCGGCCTCCACCGGCGACGCCGGGCTGTTGCCGGACCTGGTGGGTGCGGCCGTGGCGTACGCGCCCGCCCTGTGGGTCACGGTCGGCGTGGCCGTGGTGCTCTTCGGCTGGTTCCCGCGGGCGAGTTCGGCGGCCTGGATCGTGCCGGTGTACGCCTTCGTGGTCGGCTACCTCGGCCAGATCCTGCAGTTCCCGGCCTGGACGGACAACCTCTCCCCGTTCGGCCACGTCCCCCGGCTCCCCGCCGCGGACATGGACTGGACCCCGCTGCTCCTGCTGTCCCTCGTCGCCGCCGGCCTGGTGTGGCTGGGCCTGGCGGGCTTCCGGCGGCGGGACCTCGAGACGAAGTAG
- a CDS encoding ABC transporter ATP-binding protein — MTKAITVSGLHKSFGRTHALAGLDLEVETGEVHGFLGPNGSGKSTSIRVLLGLLRADAGTARVLGRDPWADAVELHRRLAYVPGDVELWPNLTGGEAIDLLARLRGGLDKKRRAELVERFDLDPTKKGRAYSKGNRQKVAIVAALASDAELLLLDEPTAGLDPLMEVVFQDVIGEAKAAGKTVLLSSHILAQVEKLADRVSIIRLGRTVQSGTLGELRHLTRTTIEAETERPATGLDALPGVHDLRTLDEATGRVRFAVDGGQVDGAVRKLTEFGIRSLVSHPPTLEELMLRHYGSELAANGHGTDGPGTDGPGTDGPGTDGQRTNGDLR; from the coding sequence GGGTTCCTGGGCCCGAACGGCTCCGGCAAGTCCACCTCCATCCGCGTCCTGCTCGGTCTGCTGCGTGCCGACGCGGGCACCGCCCGGGTGCTCGGACGCGATCCGTGGGCGGACGCCGTGGAGCTCCACCGCCGCCTCGCCTATGTCCCCGGCGACGTCGAGCTGTGGCCGAACCTCACCGGCGGCGAAGCCATCGACCTGCTGGCACGGCTGCGCGGGGGCCTGGACAAGAAGCGGCGCGCCGAGCTCGTCGAGCGCTTCGACCTGGACCCGACCAAGAAGGGCCGCGCCTACTCCAAGGGCAACCGGCAGAAGGTCGCCATCGTCGCCGCGCTCGCCTCCGACGCCGAACTGCTGCTGCTCGACGAGCCGACCGCGGGACTGGACCCCCTCATGGAGGTCGTCTTCCAGGACGTCATCGGCGAGGCCAAGGCGGCCGGCAAGACGGTCCTGCTCTCCAGCCACATCCTGGCCCAGGTGGAGAAGCTCGCCGACCGCGTGAGCATCATCCGGCTGGGGCGCACCGTCCAGTCCGGCACCCTCGGCGAGCTGCGCCACCTGACCCGCACCACCATCGAGGCGGAGACCGAGCGGCCCGCCACCGGCCTCGACGCACTGCCCGGCGTCCACGACCTGCGGACCCTCGACGAGGCCACCGGCCGGGTCCGGTTCGCCGTCGACGGCGGCCAGGTCGACGGAGCGGTCCGCAAGCTCACCGAGTTCGGCATCCGCAGTCTCGTCAGCCACCCGCCGACCCTGGAGGAGCTGATGCTCCGCCACTACGGCAGCGAGCTCGCCGCCAACGGACACGGGACGGACGGACCCGGGACGGACGGACCCGGGACGGACGGACCCGGGACGGACGGACAGCGTACGAACGGAGACCTGCGATGA